ATGGTCGCTGAGTTGTTAAGGATCGCCCCGCGTTTATCCACATCAAACTGCTGGTACTGATTGTGCGACAGCCCGGCCTGGTTTGGCGCGCTGATATTGACCTGCGGCAGGCCGTTCTGCGTATCGATCACCTGCGGCTGCTGGCTGGCGGGGGCACGCCCGTCGGCGACAATACCTGCCGCCAGCACCGGCGTGGCGCTGACGGCCAGCCCGACCAGCAGCGCCAGCGGACGCAGCGCGACCCACCGCCTGCGGCCGCCATTGCGCCCCTGGGCGGGCGGCGTGCCGCAGCCGCGCGCCAGCTCGGATACCACCTGCAGTTCACCGCGTGTGCGGTTGACGATATGACGATAACAGCGCTTGTTCATGATTTTCTTCCCTGAAAAAAGTGGTTGATAAGTCAGTTATTTACCGTCAGCAGCACGGCGATTACCCTGCGCCTTCAGGGGCGTGGGGATGAAAGGCAAAACGGTTGCCTGATGCTACAGCTGCAGGCTGACGCTAAACCCGCTGGTCAGCCCGGAGGTATGAAACCCCTGCGGCTTCACCAGCGGCACGCCGGCAAACAGGTCGTAGCTCAGCCGGTGCCACAGTGCGCCACGCAGGCCAACGGCGCTGCCCGCCAGCTGGTGCCCGGCCAGATAGCGGGTGCCGGGGCCAGCCACACGGCCATAGTCGACCGCCCAGTAGAGCTCATGGCCGGGTAACGGCGCGCGCCACGCCAGTTCGTTACGCCACTGCACGCCGCGTTCGCCAGAGAGCAGTTCTTCACCGTCAAAGCCGCGTACGGTGTAGCGGCCGGCAATCGCCATCCGGTCCTGCGGCGTCAGGGCATGGTGGCTCCACTGGCCGCTCAACGTGCCGTTGTAACGCCAGGCCGACGTCAACGGCAGGTTCAGGTTCAGGTCGCCGCTGGCGATGCCGGTACGGGCGCTGCCGCCGTGATAAGACTCTTCAGGCGCGGGCAGCGCGCCAAATGCGCCGGTGCCGCGCCGCCAGCGCAGGCTGGCGTCAAGCGTTGCGCTGTTCAGATAACTGTGCTGATTAATCCCTGCCTCCCAGCCTGGCGTGCGGCGGTGCTGCTGGCTGATATCAATGCCGTCGACGGCGTTGGTAGCCTGGCGGCCCCAGGCGCTGAGGCTGAGCGACGTTTTGTGCGACTGACTGCGCAGCAGCAGGCGCGAGACGGTAAAACGCGCGTTTTCACTTTTGCCGCTGTAGGTCAGGATATCGCCCGCGCTCGGCAGATTCTGATGGTAGGTGTAGTCGTTGTAGTTGGCGCTAAACAGCCAGTAGCCATAGGGGATCATGTAGTTCAGCGTATGCGAGCGATTGCCAAACGGCCCGTGCTGAAACAGATCACGCCCGACGCTGGCATAGAACAGATCGTTCTGGGCAAACGGCGCGTCGACCGACAAGGTGGCCGAGCCGAGCCAGCGCCCGGTACTCTTCGATCCGCCGTCATCCACGGCCAGGCTCAGGTGCAGCGGGCGGCTCTCCTGCCAGCCGATCAGCAGGTCGCTGCTGCCCTCCTGCTGGCCGGGCACGATACGGATATCGGCGGCCACGTTCGGCACCCGGCGCAGGTTCTCCAGCGCCTGTTCAATATCGCGCAGATTAAGCAGATCGCCGCGCCGCGCCGGCAGTGCATTCCACAGCCGGCCACGCCAGCCCACCGGATCGCTGAAGCGAACAACACCGATGCGCCCCGGCTGCAGCGTCAGGGTTAACACACCGTGGCTGAGGTCCTGCTCCCGGGCCATCACCCGGGTGGTGACATAGCCGCGCGCAAGAATGGCGTTCTGCACGCGATCCAGCGCCAGTTTAATGCCCCGCCCGCCCAGACAACGCCCGTCAATACCGTTGACCGCCGCCAGCGCCCACTGAAAACGGCCCGCGTCTTCGCCCTCCAGCCGCACGCTGTGCAACGGAAAACAGGGCTTCTCGTTGGCCGGATACGCCGTCACCGCCAGTGGCGGCACGCTCAGGCGGACCTCAGGGCGTGGAGTATTTTGCTGTTGCAAGGCGCGTTCACGCTCCTGCTGGCGCTGTTGTTCACTGGCATCCCTGAGCGCGGCCGCACGCTGCTGCTCCGGGCTGGCGGCGGGGGGAGCGGCGCACAGCGGGGTTGAGCAGAGTAACAGTGCGCCACAGCCAAATGACGCCGCTGAAAAAGTTCGGTAATACAGGTTCATCCATGACTCCCATGCCAGATTAAATGGAAACATCCTGCCGCTTAATAACCAGAAAACGCTTAAACTTCTGTGCTAATGTTATTTCCGCTCAAAAAAACAGCAGCATTTTATTTGATATAAAAAATTACAACAATCAACGACGGATAAACAAAAGGAAGGTTCAGTGAACTTTTCAGGTAAAGCACATTTTGCCTAAACCACTAAAAAATAGTAAAATATCCATTTTAAAATCAAAAGAAACTCACATAATAAATTACAGCTCTACTGATGAAAAAACAAAACACCTTATTTTATCAAGGGCAGCTCGATTAAAACCTTAATTGCAGCGTTACATTAACCCGTTTTATTTTTGGTGCAGCCTGCACGCTGTTATCAGTCATCTGAAAATAACCCGCGCCTTCCGATTCAACGCAACCTGAACGGGATAAGCAGCCTCGCCCTGACGTTTCGTTTTCCTGTCATCTCACTGTGCGATACTGCGCTTTCCAGCCCTCCGCTCCCTGCCTTCTCACTGACAACCCGGCCGGTCGCCACGCGCCTGCTCCCCATCCCCACCTGCTCAGCTGACAAATTTTTACCGAATCAGGAGCAAAAAATGCTCACCCTGAGTTATAGCCTGTGCTATACCTTATAGCATCAGCTAATCACCCTGCGTCATTACCCCGTTCAGGAGAATCCGAATGCCCCGACTGTTACGCTTACCCCGGCTGCTCTGCGCCCTCACCCTTGCCGTCCTGCCCCTTTCCGGCGCGCTGGCGGCGGAGAAGCTGAAAGTCATCACCACCTTTACGGTGATTGCCGATATGGCGAAAAACGTCGCGGGCGACAGCGCCGACGTCGCGTCCATCACCAGGCCGGGAGCAGAAATCCACGAGTATCAGCCAACGCCGGGCGACATTAAGCGGGCGCAGGGCGCGCAGCTGATCCTCGCCAACGGTCTGAACCTGGAACTGTGGTTTAACCGCTTCTATCAGCACCTGAAAGGGGTGCCGGAAGTGGTGGTCTCCTCAGGGGTGGTACCGATGGGCATTGGTGAAGGCCCGTATCAGGGTAAACCTAACCCGCACGCCTGGATGTCGGCCGACAACGCGCTGATCTACGTCGATAACATTCGCGACGCGCTGGTGAAGTACGACCCGGCCAACGTGGCCAGCTACCAGCAGAACGCCGAGCGCTACAAGCAGCAGATCCGCGCCACCGTCGCCCCGGCGAAACAGGCGCTGGCGCAGATCCCTGAGGATAAGCGCTGGCTGGTCAGCAGCGAGGGGGCCTTCTCCTACCTGACCCGCGACTACGGGCTGAAAGAACTCTATCTGTGGCCGATCAACGCCGATCAGCAGGGTACGCCGCAGCAGGTGAGAAAAGTGATCGATGCGGTAAAACAGCATCATATCCCGGCGGTATTCAGCGAAAGTACCATCTCCGATAAACCGGCGCGCCAGGTGGCCCGCGAGACGGGCAGCCACTACGGCGGCGTGCTCTACGTTGACTCGCTGAGCGCGGCCGATGGTCCGGTGCCCACCTACCTTGACCTGCTGCGCGTCACCAGCGACACCATCGTCAAGGGTATCCAGCAGGGGATGGCAAAATGACCGGCGTCCCGGCCGGCGTGGTGCGGCCTGACGGCATCCGCATTGATAACCTGATGGTCACCTACCGCAACGGCCACACCGCGCTGCGCGACACCTCGCTGACCCTGCCGACCGGCAGCATTAGCGCACTGGTCGGGATTAACGGCTCCGGTAAATCGACGCTGTTCAAGGCGATTATGGGTTTTGTGCCGCTGGCCAGCGGCAGCATCACCCTGCTCGACCGGCCGGGCAGCCAGGCGCTGAAGCAGAACCTGGTCTCCTACGTGCCGCAGGCGGAGGACGTTGACTGGTCGTTCCCGGTGCTGGTGGAGGACGTGGTAATGATGGGCCGCTACGGCCATATGAACTGGCTGCGCATCGCCCGCCGCGAGGATCACCGGCTGGTGGAGGAGGCGCTGGCGCGGGTCAATATGCTGGAGTTCCGCAAGCGGCAGATTGGCGAGCTCTCCGGCGGGCAGAAAAAACGCGTCTTTCTCGCGCGTGCCATCGCCCAGCGCGGTGAGGTGATCCTGCTCGACGAACCCTTTACCGGCGTTGACGTCAATACCGAACGGCAGATAATCAGCCTGCTGCGTGAACTGCGCGACGAGGGCCGTACGCTGCTGGTCTCCACCCATAATCTGGCTTCGGTTACCGACTACTGCGATCGCACGGTGATCGTTAAGGGCACGGTGCTGGCCAGCGGCGAGACGCGCACCACCTTTACCCGCGAAAACCTTGAGGCCGCCTTCAGCGGCGCGCTGCGCGAGATCAACTGGGAGAACCTGAAGTGAGCTGGCTCATTGAACCCTTCACCTACCAGTACATGCTCAACGCCATGTGGGTGTCGGCGCTGGTGGGCGGCGTCTGCGCGTTTCTCTCCTGCTACCTGATGTTAAAGGGCTGGTCGCTGATCGGTGACGCCCTCTCCCACTCGATCGTGCCCGGCGTGGCCGGTGCTTATATGCTCGGCCTGCCGTTTGCCCTCGGCGCGTTTCTCTCCGGCGGGCTGGCGGCGGGCAGCATGCTGTTCCTCAACCAGCGCTCCCGGCTGAAGGAGGACGCGATTATCGGCCTGATTTTCTCCTCTTTCTTCGGGCTGGGGCTGTTTATGGTGTCGCTGAACCCGACGTCGGTAAATATTCAGACCATCATTATGGGGAATATTCTGGCCATCGCCCCGGAGGATATTGTGCAGCTGGCGGTGATTGGCTTTGTCTCACTGCTGATCCTGCTGCTGAAGTGGAAAGACCTGATGGTGGCCTTTTTTGACGAGAGCCACGCGCGCTCGATTGGCCTGAGCCCGCCACGGCTCAAGCTGCTGTTTTTTACCCTGCTGGCCGCCTGTACGGTCGCCGCGCTGCAGACCGTCGGCGCGTTTCTGGTGATCTGCCTGGTGGTCACGCCGGGCGCCACCGCCTACCTGCTGACCGACCGCTTTGAACGTCTGCTGCTGATTGCGGTACTGATCGGCAGCCTGACCAGCTTCTTCGGCGCCTGGCTGAGTTACTGGCTGAACGGCGCGACCGGCGGCATTATCGTGCTGGCCCAGACGCTGGTGTTCCTGGCGGCGTTTATCTTTGCGCCGAAGCACGGCTGGCTGGCGCGCAGGCAGCGTGGCCTCCAGGCG
This portion of the Erwinia sp. E602 genome encodes:
- a CDS encoding manganese/iron ABC transporter ATP-binding protein; translated protein: MTGVPAGVVRPDGIRIDNLMVTYRNGHTALRDTSLTLPTGSISALVGINGSGKSTLFKAIMGFVPLASGSITLLDRPGSQALKQNLVSYVPQAEDVDWSFPVLVEDVVMMGRYGHMNWLRIARREDHRLVEEALARVNMLEFRKRQIGELSGGQKKRVFLARAIAQRGEVILLDEPFTGVDVNTERQIISLLRELRDEGRTLLVSTHNLASVTDYCDRTVIVKGTVLASGETRTTFTRENLEAAFSGALREINWENLK
- a CDS encoding metal ABC transporter substrate-binding protein, producing MPRLLRLPRLLCALTLAVLPLSGALAAEKLKVITTFTVIADMAKNVAGDSADVASITRPGAEIHEYQPTPGDIKRAQGAQLILANGLNLELWFNRFYQHLKGVPEVVVSSGVVPMGIGEGPYQGKPNPHAWMSADNALIYVDNIRDALVKYDPANVASYQQNAERYKQQIRATVAPAKQALAQIPEDKRWLVSSEGAFSYLTRDYGLKELYLWPINADQQGTPQQVRKVIDAVKQHHIPAVFSESTISDKPARQVARETGSHYGGVLYVDSLSAADGPVPTYLDLLRVTSDTIVKGIQQGMAK
- the sitC gene encoding iron/manganese ABC transporter permease subunit SitC: MSWLIEPFTYQYMLNAMWVSALVGGVCAFLSCYLMLKGWSLIGDALSHSIVPGVAGAYMLGLPFALGAFLSGGLAAGSMLFLNQRSRLKEDAIIGLIFSSFFGLGLFMVSLNPTSVNIQTIIMGNILAIAPEDIVQLAVIGFVSLLILLLKWKDLMVAFFDESHARSIGLSPPRLKLLFFTLLAACTVAALQTVGAFLVICLVVTPGATAYLLTDRFERLLLIAVLIGSLTSFFGAWLSYWLNGATGGIIVLAQTLVFLAAFIFAPKHGWLARRQRGLQARRQRGLQARRNPGSSQERL
- a CDS encoding ShlB/FhaC/HecB family hemolysin secretion/activation protein, giving the protein MNLYYRTFSAASFGCGALLLCSTPLCAAPPAASPEQQRAAALRDASEQQRQQERERALQQQNTPRPEVRLSVPPLAVTAYPANEKPCFPLHSVRLEGEDAGRFQWALAAVNGIDGRCLGGRGIKLALDRVQNAILARGYVTTRVMAREQDLSHGVLTLTLQPGRIGVVRFSDPVGWRGRLWNALPARRGDLLNLRDIEQALENLRRVPNVAADIRIVPGQQEGSSDLLIGWQESRPLHLSLAVDDGGSKSTGRWLGSATLSVDAPFAQNDLFYASVGRDLFQHGPFGNRSHTLNYMIPYGYWLFSANYNDYTYHQNLPSAGDILTYSGKSENARFTVSRLLLRSQSHKTSLSLSAWGRQATNAVDGIDISQQHRRTPGWEAGINQHSYLNSATLDASLRWRRGTGAFGALPAPEESYHGGSARTGIASGDLNLNLPLTSAWRYNGTLSGQWSHHALTPQDRMAIAGRYTVRGFDGEELLSGERGVQWRNELAWRAPLPGHELYWAVDYGRVAGPGTRYLAGHQLAGSAVGLRGALWHRLSYDLFAGVPLVKPQGFHTSGLTSGFSVSLQL